Proteins encoded together in one Cicer arietinum cultivar CDC Frontier isolate Library 1 chromosome 4, Cicar.CDCFrontier_v2.0, whole genome shotgun sequence window:
- the LOC101492555 gene encoding uncharacterized protein, translating to MSLIYVGIYLSLVLLYLLFPPSSTDVSSTSQFSFQSNPFLFLFYGAIVLINHLFKMHAFKDKVTQKLSHLFANNSPTSSSSSSHQASSPYSKEGKPLSSYLSYIIPSINFDGSNTSKHQKDHKATQSSSSGYTYEDFEYQDVPTDKYVDCNNIDLVKDEVINEDQTSRRSSSSSEVFEEANGQQTPNSSKKSTINLSDDSTFITPELYEFFESCLPNIVKGCQWALLYSTLKHGISLRTLIRKSAELSGPGLLIVGDMQGAVFGGLLDCPLNPTAKRKYQGTNQTFVFTTVYGEPRLFRPTGANRYYYMCLTDLLGLGGGGNFALCLDGDLLTGTSGPCDTFGNLCLAHSPEFELKNIELWGFTHATQG from the exons ATGTCCTTGATTTACGTTGGTATCTATTTGTCCTTGGTTCTGTTGTATCTTCTCTTCCCTCCTTCCTCCACCGACGTCTCTTCCACTTCCCAATTCTCATTCCAATCaaacccttttctttttctgttttatGGGGCCATAGTTCTCATCAACCACCTCTTCAAAATGCATGCTTTCAAAGATAAAGTCACACAGAAGCTTTCCCATCTCTTTGCCAACAATTCTCCCACCTCatcctcctcctcctcccatCAG GCTAGTAGTCCTTATTCTAAAGAGGGTAAACCTTTGTCTTCATATTTATCTTACATTATCCCCTCGATTAACTTTGATGGATCAAACACAAGCAAGCATCAAAAGGATCATAAAGCAACTCAATCGTCTTCTTCCGGATATACTTATGAGGATTTTGAATATCAGGATGTTCCAACAGATAAATATGTCGATTGTAACAACATCGATTTAGTGAAAGACGAAGTTATTAATGAAGACCAGACCTCTAGAAGGAGCAGCAGTAGTTCTGAGGTTTTTGAAGAAGCAAATGGGCAGCAAACTCCTAATTCTTCAAAGAAGTCTACAATCAATCTTAGTGATGACTCTACTTTTATAACTCCCGAGTTGTATGAGTTTTTCGAATCATGCCTCCCTAATATAGTAAAAGGATGTCAATGGGCCTTACTTTATAG TACGTTGAAACATGGAATATCACTACGTACTCTTATTCGCAAGAGTGCTGAACTTTCTGGTCCTGGTTTGCTG ATTGTTGGAGATATGCAAGGTGCTGTATTTGGTGGGCTGCTAGATTGCCCCTTGAATCCTACAGCGAAGAGAAAATATCAA GGGACAAACCAAACTTTTGTCTTTACGACTGTATATGGTGAGCCAAGGCTGTTTCGACCTACTG GTGCAAACCGATACTACTACATGTGTTTGACTGACTTACTTGGACTTGGTGGTGGGGGTAATTTTGCTTTATGTTTAGATGGAGATTT GTTAACCGGAACTAGTGGACCATGCGATACATTTGGAAACTTGTGTCTAGCTCATAGTCCTGAGTTTGAGTTGAAGAATATTGAG TTGTGGGGTTTTACACATGCTACGCAAGGCTAA
- the LOC101491775 gene encoding uncharacterized protein isoform X1, whose protein sequence is MLEDIFDPDQPLPSNLKEEQQQHQLSVDEISSPLSARIFELCNTELFPEALQNSEVTSSSNCCYEENSSYTTNILDVENKFNGNSNNNNTVTTPTSTNNNNNNNTNSSTNLSVIFDSQEEIDNDISASIDFSLSPSFNVQSFLPVTTSNQEQFDFTSVQHPPHVQLTSCSAAEGFSQYHQNDHSSVAPLMGAPLGLPPVFEEDCITSVPSYVPLNPSSPSCNYLSSAMPSYMPPAPLATSLSADSSGLFGGNILLGPELQTQELDYQGENGRIYCADPIQRVFNPPDLQALNTESQQLVTGAGSSATLTPEISNLEDSTFKVGKLSVEQRKEKIHRYMKKRNERNFSKKIKYACRKTLADSRPRVRGRFAKNDDFGDSHRTASGNHEEEDEEEAVVKEEDDMVDSSDIFAHISGVNSFKCNYSIQSWI, encoded by the exons ATGTTGGAAGACATTTTCGATCCCGATCAGCCACTCCCATCAAATTTAAAGGAGGagcaacaacaacatcaacttTCCGTT GACGAAATTTCAAGCCCTCTAAGCGCTCGAATTTTCGAACTTTGTAACACTGAATTATTCCCAGAAGCATTGCAGAATTCTGAGGTTACATCAAGCTCAAATTGTTGCTATGAAGAGAATTCATCATATACAACAAACATTTTAGATGTAGAAAATAAGTTCAATGGCAATAGCAATAACAATAACACAGTTACTACTCCAACTAGcacaaacaacaacaacaacaacaacacaaacaGTAGTACTAATCTATCTGTTATCTTTGATTCACAAGAAGAAATTGACAATGACATCTCTGCCTCCATAGATTTCTCACTATCACCATCTTTCAATGTTCAATCATTCCTACCAGTTACAACATCAAATCAAGAACAATTTGATTTCACATCTGTTCAGCATCCTCCTCATGTTCAACTTACATCATGTTCAGCTGCTGAAGGGTTTTCACAGTATCATCAAAATGACCATTCTTCAGTTGCACCTCTTATGGGAGCTCCATTGGGATTACCACCTGTTTTTGAAGAAGATTGCATAACTTCTGTTCCTTCTTATGTTCCTTTGAACCCTTCATCTCCTTCTTGCAATTATCTTAGTTCTGCTATGCCGTCTTATATGCCACCTGCTCCACTTGCTACTTCTTTGTCTGCTGATAGTTCTGGTTTGTTTGGTGGAAATATTCTTCTTGGTCCGGAACTTCAGACACAAGAACTTGATTATCAAGGAGAAAATGGTAGAATTTATTGTGCAGATCCAATTCAGAGGGTGTTTAACCCTCCTGACCTTCAG GCACTTAATACTGAGAGTCAGCAACTAGTAACTGGGGCTGGTAGTTCTGCCACTCTAACACCAGAAATCTCAAACTTGGAGGACTCAACCTTCAAGGTTGGAAAACTTTCTGTtgagcaaaggaaagaaaagattCACAGATACATGAAGAAAAGAAATGAAAGAAACTTCAGCAAGAAAATTAAG TATGCGTGCCGAAAAACTCTGGCTGATAGCCGACCTCGAGTGCGTGGAAGATTTGCAAAGAATGATGATTTTGGAGATTCACATAGAACTGCCAGTGGCAATcatgaagaagaagatgaagaagag GCAGTTGTGAAAGAGGAAGATGATATGGTTGATTCCTCGGATATATTTGCTCATATCAGTGGTGTGAACTCCTTCAAATGCAACTATTCCATCCAATCCTGGATTTGA
- the LOC101491775 gene encoding uncharacterized protein isoform X2 yields MLEDIFDPDQPLPSNLKEEQQQHQLSVDEISSPLSARIFELCNTELFPEALQNSEVTSSSNCCYEENSSYTTNILDVENKFNGNSNNNNTVTTPTSTNNNNNNNTNSSTNLSVIFDSQEEIDNDISASIDFSLSPSFNVQSFLPVTTSNQEQFDFTSVQHPPHVQLTSCSAAEGFSQYHQNDHSSVAPLMGAPLGLPPVFEEDCITSVPSYVPLNPSSPSCNYLSSAMPSYMPPAPLATSLSADSSGLFGGNILLGPELQTQELDYQGENGRIYCADPIQRVFNPPDLQALNTESQQLVTGAGSSATLTPEISNLEDSTFKVGKLSVEQRKEKIHRYMKKRNERNFSKKIKVFPCL; encoded by the exons ATGTTGGAAGACATTTTCGATCCCGATCAGCCACTCCCATCAAATTTAAAGGAGGagcaacaacaacatcaacttTCCGTT GACGAAATTTCAAGCCCTCTAAGCGCTCGAATTTTCGAACTTTGTAACACTGAATTATTCCCAGAAGCATTGCAGAATTCTGAGGTTACATCAAGCTCAAATTGTTGCTATGAAGAGAATTCATCATATACAACAAACATTTTAGATGTAGAAAATAAGTTCAATGGCAATAGCAATAACAATAACACAGTTACTACTCCAACTAGcacaaacaacaacaacaacaacaacacaaacaGTAGTACTAATCTATCTGTTATCTTTGATTCACAAGAAGAAATTGACAATGACATCTCTGCCTCCATAGATTTCTCACTATCACCATCTTTCAATGTTCAATCATTCCTACCAGTTACAACATCAAATCAAGAACAATTTGATTTCACATCTGTTCAGCATCCTCCTCATGTTCAACTTACATCATGTTCAGCTGCTGAAGGGTTTTCACAGTATCATCAAAATGACCATTCTTCAGTTGCACCTCTTATGGGAGCTCCATTGGGATTACCACCTGTTTTTGAAGAAGATTGCATAACTTCTGTTCCTTCTTATGTTCCTTTGAACCCTTCATCTCCTTCTTGCAATTATCTTAGTTCTGCTATGCCGTCTTATATGCCACCTGCTCCACTTGCTACTTCTTTGTCTGCTGATAGTTCTGGTTTGTTTGGTGGAAATATTCTTCTTGGTCCGGAACTTCAGACACAAGAACTTGATTATCAAGGAGAAAATGGTAGAATTTATTGTGCAGATCCAATTCAGAGGGTGTTTAACCCTCCTGACCTTCAG GCACTTAATACTGAGAGTCAGCAACTAGTAACTGGGGCTGGTAGTTCTGCCACTCTAACACCAGAAATCTCAAACTTGGAGGACTCAACCTTCAAGGTTGGAAAACTTTCTGTtgagcaaaggaaagaaaagattCACAGATACATGAAGAAAAGAAATGAAAGAAACTTCAGCAAGAAAATTAAG GTATTTCCTTGCTTATGA